In the genome of Anabaena cylindrica PCC 7122, the window GTTACTTAGTGAGTCAGGATGCGAACATAATCAAAAGAAACAAGGAGAAAAGAAAAACAAGTCTTGTACACAACAAGCTCAACCAGGTGCGGCTCAAGGGGGTTGTGCTTTTGATGGGGCGATGATTGCTTTAGTACCTATTACTGATGCTGCTCATTTGGTTCACGGGCCGATCGCTTGTGCTGGTAATTCTTGGGGTAGTCGTGGTAGTCTCTCTTCTGGCCCTATGCTTTATAAGACTGGTTTTACCACTGATATTGGTGAAAATGATGTCATTTTTGGTGGTGAGAAAAAGCTCTATAAAGCAATTTTGGAATTAAAGGAACGCTATACACCAGCAGCGATATTTGTTTATGCTACTTGCGTAACTGCTCTGATTGGTGATGATGTTGATGCAGTTTGTAAGGTTGCGGCTGAGAAGATTGGTATTCCTGTAATTCCTGTTATTGCTCCGGGTTTTATTGGTAGTAAAAATCTGGGTAATCGCTTTGGTGGTGAAGCTTTACTAGAATATGTAGTGGGAACTGCTGAACCAGAATATACCACGCCTTATGATATTAATTTAATTGGTGAGTACAATATTGCTGGAGAAATGTGGGGCGTTTTGCCTTTATTTGAAAAGCTAGGTATTCGCGTTTTATCGAAAATTACTGGTGATGCTCGTTATGAAGAGATTCGTTATGCTCACCGGGCTAAATTAAATGTAATGATTTGCTCACGGGCGCTGTTAAATATGGCACGAAAAATGGAGGAACGTTATAACATTCCTTTCATTGAAGAGTCTTTTTATGGTATTGATGATATTAACCGTTGTCTGCGAACTGTTGCTAAAAAATTAGGTGATGCTGATTTAATGGCACGGACTGAAAAGTTAATTGCTGATGAAACTGCGGCTTTAGATATTGCACTTGCTCCCTATAGAGAACGCCTGAAAGGTAAGCGGGTGGTTTTATATACTGGCGGTGTGAAAAGTTGGTCAATTATTTCGGCAGCTAATGATTTAGGAATTGAAGTTGTTGCAACTAGTACTCGCAAAAGTACAGAGGAAGATAAGGCCAAAATTAAGAAGTTGTTGGGCAATGATGGCATTATGTTGGAGAAGGGGAATGCCCAAGAATTATTGAAGTTGGTGCGAGATACTAACGCAGATATGCTTATTGCTGGGGGACGGAATCAATATACGGCTTTGAAGGCGCGGATTCCTTTTCTGGATATTAACCAAGAACGTCACCATCCTTATGCGGGTTATGTGGGGATGGTGGAAATGGCGCGGGAGTTGTATGAGGCTTTATACAGTCCTGTCTGGGAACAAATACGTAAGCCGGCTCCTTGGGATGAAGAGGAAGTGCTTTCAAAGTAGGAGGGGAAGGGCGAAGCATTCGGACAGAAAATCAATGGTTTCAACGATAGGTTATCGCCCGAATGCTTCGCCCCTACAAAGTTTAAAATTTATGAAAGATTAATTTATGGCAATTGTTAATACTCCAAACAAGTCTCTTACGGTTAATCCGCTGAAACAAAGTCAGGCTTTGGGTGCATCTTTGGCTTTTTTGGGGTTGAAGGGTGCTATGCCTTTGTTTCACGGTTCTCAAGGTTGTACTGCTTTTGCTAAGGTGGTTTTGGTGCGGCATTTTCGGGAGGCAATTCCTCTTGCTACTACAGCTATGACGGAAGTCACTACTATTTTGGGTGGTGAGGAAAATGTTGAGCAAGCTATTTTGACTTTGGTGGAAAAGGCGAAACCGGAAATTATCGGTTTGTGTACAACTGGGTTAACGGAAACTAGGGGGGATGATATTGAGGGTTTTTTGAAGGAAATCCGCAAACGTCATCCTGAACTTGACTATTTAGCGATCGCATTTGCCCCGACTCCTGATTTTAAAGGTGCGTTACAAGATGGTTTTGCAGCAGCTGTAGAAAGCATTGTTAGAGAGATTCCCAAAACCGGCGGAATTAAACCGGAACAAATCACCATTTTGGCTGGTTCTGCTTTCACTCCCGGAGATGTGCAGGAAGTTCGGGAAATTGTCACCGCTTTTGGATTTGAAGCAATTTTTGTACCCGATTTGGGTGCTTCTCTAGATGGACATCTGGAGGATGAATATAGTGCGGTGACGGTTAGCGGGACAACTCTTAAACAATTGCGTTCCTTGGGTAGTTCGGCTTTCACTTTGGCTTTGGGTGAAAGTATGCGGGGTGCTGCCAAGATTCTGCAAGAGCGTTTTGGCACAGATTACGAAGTATTTAAGGATTTGACAGGTTTAGAACCTGTGGATGAGTTCCTGCAAGCGTTAGCGGTTTTGAGCGGTAATCCCGTACCCGAAAAATATCGCCGTCAACGTCGTCAGTTGCAAGATGCAATGTTGGATACTCACTTTTACTTCGGTGCAAAACGGGTATCTTTAGCGCTAGAACCAGATTTACTTTGGTCTATGGTGCATTTTTTGCAGTCAATGGGGGCATCTATTCATGCTGCTGTGACAACCACGCGATCGCATTTATTAGAACATCTTCCCGTCAAAAGCGTTACTATCGGCGACTTAGAAGATTTAGAAGAATTGGCTGTAGGTTCGGATTTGCTGATTGGTAACTCCAACGTGAATGCAATCGCCAAACGTCTCAAAATCCCCTTCTACCGTCTCGGAATTCCCATCTACGACCGATTAGGAAATGGCTTATTTACCAAAGTAGGCTATCGCGGCACAATGGAAGTTTTATTTGGGATGGGAAACCTCTTTTTAGAACACGAAGAGACATTAATGATAAATCATTGGTCATCAGTAATTAATAGGGAATAGGTGACAGGGAACAGGTGACAGGTGACAGAAATAAATTAATCAACTCTTACCTATTCCCTATTCCCCATTCCTCATTCCCCATTCCCTCTTTTTACCGACAAAGGACAAATGAACGTGAAAATTGCCTTCACCACAACAGACAGAATTCATGTTAATGCTCACTTCGGTTGGGCTAAAGAAATAGATGTTTATGAAATTTCAGACAATGGATATGAATTCCTCGAAACTCTGAAATTTGAAGGCGACCTCAAAGAAGACGGTAACGAAGATAAAATCACACCTAAACTTGAGGCATTAAATGATTGTACAATCGTTTATGTAGTCGCCATAGGTGGTAGCGCCGCCGCTCGTTTAATCAAAAAAGGTGTAACACCAGTTAAGGCTAAATCAGAAGAAGAAAAAATCGAAGAAATTCTGAACAAATTAGTCACAACACTCAAAGGCAACCCCCCACCTTGGTTGCGTAAAGCCTTGAACAAAACCAATACAAACTTTGCAGAAGAAGTAGAAAACGAAGCAGCCGTATGAGTGAAAATAACAGTGTCAACGGAACCGCTACAAGCACACCAATAACTTCACCATTTCTCAAAGCATTAGTTCAACAAATCCGGGCACAAGATACTTATGGAACTTACCGGAATTGGGCTGACGAATTAATCTTAAAACCTTTTGTTGTCACCAAACAAAAGAAACGAGAAATTTCCATCGAAGGTGAAGTTGACCTAGCAACAATATCACGAATTAACGCCTTCTTCAGGGCTGTAGCCTCCAGCATCGAGAAAGAAACCGGATTAATTTCTCATGTTGTAGTTGATTTAGGTCATGAAGGATTCGGTTGGGCATTAGTCTTTTCAGGTCGTTTATTGTTAACTGTAAAAACCTTACGTGATGCCCATCGCTACGGCTTTGATTCCCTAGAAAAACTGGAAGAAGAAGGAGCATCATTCGTCAACAAAGGCATTGATTTAGCCAAACGTTTCCCCGAAGTAGGAAATATTTAACAAATTGGTAAGAATTCAGGAGTCAGGAGTCAGGAGTCAGGAGTCAGGAGAAGAAAGAAGAATATTTTTCTCTTCTGTTAAGAGTTCCCTGCTATATCAAACATTCTATATCCTGAATTCTTACGAATTATCCTACCTTCTTCCTTCTTGTCTTCGCGTCCTTCGCGCCTTTGCGGTTCAATAAAATCCAATTCCCAATGACCATCGAGGAACTCACAACAAAGATTAGAAAGCTAAATAGCAAAGCAGGTCAAATGAAAATGGATCTGCACGATTTAGCAGAAGGACTACCAGCAGATTACAAAACACTGATGGATGTTGCCGCCGAAACCTATGAAATCTACCGACAATTAGATGAACTCAAGCAGCAACTCAAACAACTGGAGAGTGCAAAATGACTGGAACTATTCAAGAATTCAATAAACTCGCAGATGCAGAAGAATATTTTATCTTCTTTCAACTGCCCTACGACCAACAATTTGTAAACATAAATCGTCTCCATATATTGAAAAAATTCTCTCAATATATGCAAGAGATTGATAATACTTCTCCTAACTTGAGTGATACAGAAAAATTAACTCAATATTCCTTAGCTTTGCAAAAAGCTTATGAAGTTTTTATTGAATCAACACCCCATGAACAAAAGCTGTTCAAAGTGTTTAACGATAAGCCAAAGAATGTAGTCACGCTGACAGAAATCACTTCTGATTAGGAGGTATAAATTGATCAACCTAACGCCTACCGAATTAGAACGCTATAGTCGCCAAATGATGCTTCCGAACTTTGGCGAAGCGGCTCAAAAGCGCCTCAAATCAGCGACTGTTCTGGTGTCGGGTGTGGGGGGATTAGGCGGTACGGCGGCGCTTTACTTAGCAGTAGCAGGCGTTGGGCGGCTAATCTTAGTCCGGGGTGGTGATTTGCGGCTGGATGATATGAATCGTCAGATTTTAATGACTGACGACTGGGTGGGTAAACCTAGAGTATTCAAAGCCCAAGAAACACTAAAAGCCATCAATCCTGATGTGGAAGTAGACGTAGTTCACGATTACATCACCGCAGAAAATGTGGACTCATTGGTGCAATCGGCGGATATGGCTTTGGATTGCGCTCACAATTTCACCGAACGCAACTTGTTAAATGAAGCCTGTGTGCGATCGCGTAAGCCAATGGTAGAGGCAGCTATGGACGGGATGGAGGCTTACCTCACCACGATTATTCCTGGTGTCACCCCTTGTTTATCCTGTCTGTTTCCAGAAAAGCCTGATTGGGATCGGCGCGGTTTTTCCGTTCTAGGGGCTGTGTCTGGGACTTTGGCTTGTTTAACAGCCTTAGAAGCCGTAAAGCTAATTACTGGTTTTAGTCAACCGCTATTGTCAGAACTGCTGACGATTGACTTAAACAGAATGGAATTTGCTAAACGTCGTTCTCACCGCGATCGCAATTGTCCCGTCTGCGGCAATACTGCACCTTGGAGATACTCCCAATCTCAACCGTTAACGGTGTAAAATTCCGTTCCGCCAAAAAAGCAATTTCCCACATCTCAAAATCAGAATAATCGCTACAGAACAGGAAATAAAATGGCTGTTACTTTAACAGAAAAAGCAGAATTTCGTCTGTGGGCATTTTTAAGAGGTTCCGCAACCGACGAATCTAATAAAGCCACAAAAGGTGTCCGCATCTCTGTCAAAGATGGTGGTTGTAGTGGCTATGAATATGGAATCGACATTACAAGTCAGCCTCAACCAGATGATATCGTAACCCAACAAGGAAATGTGTTGCTTTACGTGGACGCTAAAAGTGCGCCCTTATTAGAAGGTGTAGTAATTGATTTTGTTGAGGGAGTAATGGACAGCGGTTTCAAGTTCACCAATCCCAATGCAACTGATACCTGCGGTTGTGGAAAGTCTTTTAAAGCAGGTGATTGTTCACCTGAAGGTGTACCTTGCAGCTAAGAAATTCAAAGTTCAAAAATTCGATTCTTTATTTTGAATTTTGAATTGCACCAGAGAGTCTGAAGCACTTCAGAAAAGCTAACCTTATTAATGTTTGAGGAGAACGCAAAATGGCTTATCAAGTAAGATTGTTGAACAAAAAAGACAACCTTGACACCACAATTGAATGTGACGAAGAAACTACAATTCTAGATGCAGCAGAAGAAGCCGGTATTGAATTGCCCTTCTCTTGTCATTCCGGTTCTTGCTCTAGCTGTGTAGGTAAGGTTGTAGAAGGTGAAATCAACCAAGATGATCAAATCTTCTTAGATGATGATCAAATGGCCAAAGGCTTCGCTCTATTGTGCGTTACATACCCTCGCTCTAACTGCACAATTAAAACCCATCAAGAGCCTTATCTAGTCTAAAATTTTAATGTCTTAGCTTGTACAAAGATGAAGGATGTTAATCATCCTTCATTCTTTTAATTTTAACCTTTCATTTTTATTCCGCAATGTTTACTCCTTTTAGTTTTACAGGTTGCTCTTTAGAATTGCTCAAGCCAGGAGAAAAAGGAATTATAATTTCCTGTAAAACTCAGGATGAAAGCATTCGTAAAAAACTCATTTCTATGGGAATAACAACCGGAAATAGTATAATTTTAGAACAGCAATTTCCCTCTTTAATCGTTAAATTTAATAATATTTCTATGACGATAGATCGGCAAACAGCCCGCGCTATTTATGTCCGTGTGGTTGATGGTTGATAAAATAAATCATCAAATATTTTTCTGAATAATAAAAGTCTGTTAAAATTCTTAAGTTATTCAAATCAATATTTTGCAATATATAGGAATATTGGCTAAATTGCTGATAATTGATTTCATCTCTTATATAAGCTGCAAAAACTTTAAATAGGGCATCGGCTTTGCGAAGTTGGTCGAACCTAGACAGAGCATTAAATAGTTCCTGTCCCATATTTTGCCTATATTTTGGATCTGTATATTTATCTTCTAGAGATTTTCTGAATTCGTCATCAACTTCCTTAAAACCCGATATAAAATATAGTATTTTTTTCAGAAATAGGTAATCACGTACTGCAATACCAGACTTTACTAGAGAATAAATTGATTTAATAATTGGAATGTTACTCAAGGTTTCATCTTGAAGATTTTCTAGTAGCTTATCATCTAAGAACACTTCAGCTATATCAAAACCAGTATCTCTCATACCAGCTTCAGATATTGTTTTTATAATGGATTGTTCTGGGCTTAAGTTTTCCTCATCCATATTATTCTTTTTATTGCTCATTTATAGATATCCTAATTTGTGAAATGTGTTTTTATTCTTCAGTTTCAAATCCAACGCCTTCATAAAGCATTTCAATCGGAAATTCAAATTCAATACTTGATAAAGTGATGATATCTCCAGTAGTGTAAGGATAGTAAAGCCACATTCTTCCTTCTCCTCGACAGTAACGTTCAACGGAGATTTTTTCCGAATCAATTAATATGTATTCTTGT includes:
- a CDS encoding FeoA family protein; this encodes MFTPFSFTGCSLELLKPGEKGIIISCKTQDESIRKKLISMGITTGNSIILEQQFPSLIVKFNNISMTIDRQTARAIYVRVVDG
- a CDS encoding CCE_0567 family metalloprotein is translated as MTIEELTTKIRKLNSKAGQMKMDLHDLAEGLPADYKTLMDVAAETYEIYRQLDELKQQLKQLESAK
- a CDS encoding HesA/MoeB/ThiF family protein, whose protein sequence is MINLTPTELERYSRQMMLPNFGEAAQKRLKSATVLVSGVGGLGGTAALYLAVAGVGRLILVRGGDLRLDDMNRQILMTDDWVGKPRVFKAQETLKAINPDVEVDVVHDYITAENVDSLVQSADMALDCAHNFTERNLLNEACVRSRKPMVEAAMDGMEAYLTTIIPGVTPCLSCLFPEKPDWDRRGFSVLGAVSGTLACLTALEAVKLITGFSQPLLSELLTIDLNRMEFAKRRSHRDRNCPVCGNTAPWRYSQSQPLTV
- a CDS encoding 2Fe-2S iron-sulfur cluster-binding protein, coding for MAYQVRLLNKKDNLDTTIECDEETTILDAAEEAGIELPFSCHSGSCSSCVGKVVEGEINQDDQIFLDDDQMAKGFALLCVTYPRSNCTIKTHQEPYLV
- the nifX gene encoding nitrogen fixation protein NifX, yielding MNVKIAFTTTDRIHVNAHFGWAKEIDVYEISDNGYEFLETLKFEGDLKEDGNEDKITPKLEALNDCTIVYVVAIGGSAAARLIKKGVTPVKAKSEEEKIEEILNKLVTTLKGNPPPWLRKALNKTNTNFAEEVENEAAV
- the nifN gene encoding nitrogenase iron-molybdenum cofactor biosynthesis protein NifN, with the translated sequence MAIVNTPNKSLTVNPLKQSQALGASLAFLGLKGAMPLFHGSQGCTAFAKVVLVRHFREAIPLATTAMTEVTTILGGEENVEQAILTLVEKAKPEIIGLCTTGLTETRGDDIEGFLKEIRKRHPELDYLAIAFAPTPDFKGALQDGFAAAVESIVREIPKTGGIKPEQITILAGSAFTPGDVQEVREIVTAFGFEAIFVPDLGASLDGHLEDEYSAVTVSGTTLKQLRSLGSSAFTLALGESMRGAAKILQERFGTDYEVFKDLTGLEPVDEFLQALAVLSGNPVPEKYRRQRRQLQDAMLDTHFYFGAKRVSLALEPDLLWSMVHFLQSMGASIHAAVTTTRSHLLEHLPVKSVTIGDLEDLEELAVGSDLLIGNSNVNAIAKRLKIPFYRLGIPIYDRLGNGLFTKVGYRGTMEVLFGMGNLFLEHEETLMINHWSSVINRE
- the nifW gene encoding nitrogenase-stabilizing/protective protein NifW; amino-acid sequence: MTGTIQEFNKLADAEEYFIFFQLPYDQQFVNINRLHILKKFSQYMQEIDNTSPNLSDTEKLTQYSLALQKAYEVFIESTPHEQKLFKVFNDKPKNVVTLTEITSD
- a CDS encoding HesB/IscA family protein, producing MAVTLTEKAEFRLWAFLRGSATDESNKATKGVRISVKDGGCSGYEYGIDITSQPQPDDIVTQQGNVLLYVDAKSAPLLEGVVIDFVEGVMDSGFKFTNPNATDTCGCGKSFKAGDCSPEGVPCS
- the nifE gene encoding nitrogenase iron-molybdenum cofactor biosynthesis protein NifE, producing MKITQGKINELLSESGCEHNQKKQGEKKNKSCTQQAQPGAAQGGCAFDGAMIALVPITDAAHLVHGPIACAGNSWGSRGSLSSGPMLYKTGFTTDIGENDVIFGGEKKLYKAILELKERYTPAAIFVYATCVTALIGDDVDAVCKVAAEKIGIPVIPVIAPGFIGSKNLGNRFGGEALLEYVVGTAEPEYTTPYDINLIGEYNIAGEMWGVLPLFEKLGIRVLSKITGDARYEEIRYAHRAKLNVMICSRALLNMARKMEERYNIPFIEESFYGIDDINRCLRTVAKKLGDADLMARTEKLIADETAALDIALAPYRERLKGKRVVLYTGGVKSWSIISAANDLGIEVVATSTRKSTEEDKAKIKKLLGNDGIMLEKGNAQELLKLVRDTNADMLIAGGRNQYTALKARIPFLDINQERHHPYAGYVGMVEMARELYEALYSPVWEQIRKPAPWDEEEVLSK
- a CDS encoding NifX-associated nitrogen fixation protein — protein: MSENNSVNGTATSTPITSPFLKALVQQIRAQDTYGTYRNWADELILKPFVVTKQKKREISIEGEVDLATISRINAFFRAVASSIEKETGLISHVVVDLGHEGFGWALVFSGRLLLTVKTLRDAHRYGFDSLEKLEEEGASFVNKGIDLAKRFPEVGNI